A part of Camelus bactrianus isolate YW-2024 breed Bactrian camel chromosome 7, ASM4877302v1, whole genome shotgun sequence genomic DNA contains:
- the SLC37A3 gene encoding sugar phosphate exchanger 3 isoform X1, which produces MAWPDIFQRGTLLSRFSHHHVVVFLLTFFSYSLLHASRKTFSNVKVSISKQWTPSAFNKSIELPVEIWSSNHLFPSAEEATLFLGTLDTIFLFSYAVGLFISGIVGDRLNLRWVLSFGMCSSALVVFVFGTLTEWLRFYNKGLYCCLWIVNGLLQSTGWPCVVAVMGNWFGKAGRGVVFGLWSACASVGNILGACLASSVLQYGYEYAFLVTAAVQFAGGIIIFFGLLVSPEEIGLPGIEAEENFEEDSHRPLINGADNEDESEPNYSIQEDDTASQVKAISFYQACCLPGVIPYSLAYACLKLVNYSFFFWLPFYLSNNFGWKEAEADKLSIWYDVGGIIGGTLQGFISDVLQKRAPVLALSLLLAVGSLVGYSRSPDDKSINALLMAVTGFFIGGPSNMISSAISADLGRQELIQGSSEALATVTGIVDGTGSIGAAVGQYLVSLIQDNLGWIWVFYFFILMTSCTVLFISPLIVREIGSLLQRRQARILSE; this is translated from the exons ATGGCCTGGCCGGATATTTTTCAAAGAGGAACTCTGCTCTCCCGGTTCAGCCATCATCATGTAGTCGTGTTCCTGCTCACCTTCTTCAG TTACTCATTGCTCCACGCGTCAAGAAAAACATTTAGCAATGTCAAAGTCAGTATCTCCAAGCAGTGGACCCCAAGCGCTTTCAACAAGTCAATCGAACTGCCTGTAGAG ATCTGGAGCAGCAACCACTTGTTCCCCAGTGCAGAGGAAGCCACTCTTTTCCTTGGAACACTGGATAccattttcctcttctcctaCGCTGTG GGCCTTTTCATCAGCGGTATTGTTGGGGATCGGCTCAATTTGCGATGGGTTCTGTCCTTCGGCATGTGCTCTTCTGCACTGGTG GTGTTTGTCTTTGGCACCCTCACAGAATGGCTGCGTTTCTACAACAAGGGGCTGTACTGCTGTCTGTGGATTGTGAACGGCCTGCTGCAGTCCACCGGTTGGCCCTGTGTGGTTGCCGTCATGGGCAACTGGTTTGGGAAAGCTGG ACGAGGAGTTGTTTTTGGTCTCTGGAGTGCCTGTGCTTCAGTGGGCAATATTTTGGGAGCCTGTCTGGCATCTTCTGTTCTGCAGTATGGTTATGAG tATGCCTTCCTGGTGACGGCGGCTGTGCAGTTTGCTGGTGGGATCATCATCTTCTTTGGACTCCTGGTGTCACCGGAAGAAATTG GTCTCCCAGGTATTGAGgcagaagaaaattttgaagAAGACTCACACAGGCCATTAATTAATGGTGCTGACAATGAAGATGAATCTGAGCCTAATTATTCAATCCAAGAAGACGACACTGCTTCCCAAGTCAAGGCAATAAGCTTTTATCAAGCGTGCTGCCTTCCCGGAGTTATACCG tattcactggcCTACGCCTGCCTGAAGCTAGTGAATTACTCCTTCTTCTTCTGGCTGCCCTTTTATCTGAGTAACAACTTTGGGTGGAAGGAGGCCGAAGCTGACAAGCTGTCCATTTGGTACGATGTCGGAGGGATTATAG GTGGAACTTTGCAAGGCTTCATCTCTGATGTGTTACAGAAGAGGGCCCCGGTTTTAGCTCTCAGTCTGCTCCTGGCAGTTGGGTCCCTCGTTGGATATAGTC GTTCTCCAGACGACAAGTCCATCAATGCACTTCTGATGGCTGTTACAG GATTTTTTATCGGTGGACCCTCTAATATGATTAGCTCTGCTATTTCTGCGGACCTGGGCCGTCAGGAGCTGATCCAAGGGAGCAGTGAGGCTTTGGCGACCGTCACAGGGATTGTTGATGGGACGGGGAGCATCGGAGCTGCGGTGGGCCAG TATTTAGTGTCTCTGATCCAGGACAACCTAGGATGGATATGGGTTTTCTACTTTTTCATTCTTATG ACAAGTTGTACAGTTCTATTTATTTCACCACTAATAGTGAGGGAAATAGGCTCTCTTTTGCAAAGACGACAAGCTCGCATATTGAGTGAGTGA
- the SLC37A3 gene encoding sugar phosphate exchanger 3 isoform X2, whose translation MAWPDIFQRGTLLSRFSHHHVVVFLLTFFSYSLLHASRKTFSNVKVSISKQWTPSAFNKSIELPVEIWSSNHLFPSAEEATLFLGTLDTIFLFSYAVGLFISGIVGDRLNLRWVLSFGMCSSALVVFVFGTLTEWLRFYNKGLYCCLWIVNGLLQSTGWPCVVAVMGNWFGKAGRGVVFGLWSACASVGNILGACLASSVLQYGYEYAFLVTAAVQFAGGIIIFFGLLVSPEEIGLPGIEAEENFEEDSHRPLINGADNEDESEPNYSIQEDDTASQVKAISFYQACCLPGVIPYSLAYACLKLVNYSFFFWLPFYLSNNFGWKEAEADKLSIWYDVGGIIGGTLQGFISDVLQKRAPVLALSLLLAVGSLVGYSRSPDDKSINALLMAVTGFFIGGPSNMISSAISADLGRQELIQGSSEALATVTGIVDGTGSIGAAVGQYLVSLIQDNLGWIWVFYFFILMGILIGCSFHHPTSRYSPPALFKEPWG comes from the exons ATGGCCTGGCCGGATATTTTTCAAAGAGGAACTCTGCTCTCCCGGTTCAGCCATCATCATGTAGTCGTGTTCCTGCTCACCTTCTTCAG TTACTCATTGCTCCACGCGTCAAGAAAAACATTTAGCAATGTCAAAGTCAGTATCTCCAAGCAGTGGACCCCAAGCGCTTTCAACAAGTCAATCGAACTGCCTGTAGAG ATCTGGAGCAGCAACCACTTGTTCCCCAGTGCAGAGGAAGCCACTCTTTTCCTTGGAACACTGGATAccattttcctcttctcctaCGCTGTG GGCCTTTTCATCAGCGGTATTGTTGGGGATCGGCTCAATTTGCGATGGGTTCTGTCCTTCGGCATGTGCTCTTCTGCACTGGTG GTGTTTGTCTTTGGCACCCTCACAGAATGGCTGCGTTTCTACAACAAGGGGCTGTACTGCTGTCTGTGGATTGTGAACGGCCTGCTGCAGTCCACCGGTTGGCCCTGTGTGGTTGCCGTCATGGGCAACTGGTTTGGGAAAGCTGG ACGAGGAGTTGTTTTTGGTCTCTGGAGTGCCTGTGCTTCAGTGGGCAATATTTTGGGAGCCTGTCTGGCATCTTCTGTTCTGCAGTATGGTTATGAG tATGCCTTCCTGGTGACGGCGGCTGTGCAGTTTGCTGGTGGGATCATCATCTTCTTTGGACTCCTGGTGTCACCGGAAGAAATTG GTCTCCCAGGTATTGAGgcagaagaaaattttgaagAAGACTCACACAGGCCATTAATTAATGGTGCTGACAATGAAGATGAATCTGAGCCTAATTATTCAATCCAAGAAGACGACACTGCTTCCCAAGTCAAGGCAATAAGCTTTTATCAAGCGTGCTGCCTTCCCGGAGTTATACCG tattcactggcCTACGCCTGCCTGAAGCTAGTGAATTACTCCTTCTTCTTCTGGCTGCCCTTTTATCTGAGTAACAACTTTGGGTGGAAGGAGGCCGAAGCTGACAAGCTGTCCATTTGGTACGATGTCGGAGGGATTATAG GTGGAACTTTGCAAGGCTTCATCTCTGATGTGTTACAGAAGAGGGCCCCGGTTTTAGCTCTCAGTCTGCTCCTGGCAGTTGGGTCCCTCGTTGGATATAGTC GTTCTCCAGACGACAAGTCCATCAATGCACTTCTGATGGCTGTTACAG GATTTTTTATCGGTGGACCCTCTAATATGATTAGCTCTGCTATTTCTGCGGACCTGGGCCGTCAGGAGCTGATCCAAGGGAGCAGTGAGGCTTTGGCGACCGTCACAGGGATTGTTGATGGGACGGGGAGCATCGGAGCTGCGGTGGGCCAG TATTTAGTGTCTCTGATCCAGGACAACCTAGGATGGATATGGGTTTTCTACTTTTTCATTCTTATG GGCATCCTAATTGGATGCAGCTTCCATCACCCCACGTCCAGATACTCTCCTCCAGCCTTGTTCAAGGAGCCTTGGGGATAG
- the SLC37A3 gene encoding sugar phosphate exchanger 3 isoform X3, whose protein sequence is MAWPDIFQRGTLLSRFSHHHVVVFLLTFFSYSLLHASRKTFSNVKVSISKQWTPSAFNKSIELPVEIWSSNHLFPSAEEATLFLGTLDTIFLFSYAVGLFISGIVGDRLNLRWVLSFGMCSSALVVFVFGTLTEWLRFYNKGLYCCLWIVNGLLQSTGWPCVVAVMGNWFGKAGRGVVFGLWSACASVGNILGACLASSVLQYGYEYAFLVTAAVQFAGGIIIFFGLLVSPEEIGLPGIEAEENFEEDSHRPLINGADNEDESEPNYSIQEDDTASQVKAISFYQACCLPGVIPFICLDVSGALAREWK, encoded by the exons ATGGCCTGGCCGGATATTTTTCAAAGAGGAACTCTGCTCTCCCGGTTCAGCCATCATCATGTAGTCGTGTTCCTGCTCACCTTCTTCAG TTACTCATTGCTCCACGCGTCAAGAAAAACATTTAGCAATGTCAAAGTCAGTATCTCCAAGCAGTGGACCCCAAGCGCTTTCAACAAGTCAATCGAACTGCCTGTAGAG ATCTGGAGCAGCAACCACTTGTTCCCCAGTGCAGAGGAAGCCACTCTTTTCCTTGGAACACTGGATAccattttcctcttctcctaCGCTGTG GGCCTTTTCATCAGCGGTATTGTTGGGGATCGGCTCAATTTGCGATGGGTTCTGTCCTTCGGCATGTGCTCTTCTGCACTGGTG GTGTTTGTCTTTGGCACCCTCACAGAATGGCTGCGTTTCTACAACAAGGGGCTGTACTGCTGTCTGTGGATTGTGAACGGCCTGCTGCAGTCCACCGGTTGGCCCTGTGTGGTTGCCGTCATGGGCAACTGGTTTGGGAAAGCTGG ACGAGGAGTTGTTTTTGGTCTCTGGAGTGCCTGTGCTTCAGTGGGCAATATTTTGGGAGCCTGTCTGGCATCTTCTGTTCTGCAGTATGGTTATGAG tATGCCTTCCTGGTGACGGCGGCTGTGCAGTTTGCTGGTGGGATCATCATCTTCTTTGGACTCCTGGTGTCACCGGAAGAAATTG GTCTCCCAGGTATTGAGgcagaagaaaattttgaagAAGACTCACACAGGCCATTAATTAATGGTGCTGACAATGAAGATGAATCTGAGCCTAATTATTCAATCCAAGAAGACGACACTGCTTCCCAAGTCAAGGCAATAAGCTTTTATCAAGCGTGCTGCCTTCCCGGAGTTATACCG TTTATCTGTCTTGATGTTTCGGGCGCCCTAGCACGGGAGTGGAAGTAA